In Vibrio celticus, one genomic interval encodes:
- a CDS encoding ABC transporter substrate-binding protein has product MNKIVSTLGIMATVAYSATIYADEATSTDSWNQIEQQAEGETVYFHAWGGSQEINRYLQWAGKKLQSDYGVTLKHVKVTDIAESTTRLLAEKAAGKNSEGSVDIVWINGENFRSMKDNALLFGPFTESLPNWQYVDKSLPIDVDFSEPTEGLEAPWGVGQLVFIHDQETLHNPPQSFSEMLSYAQAFPNRLSYPRPPEFHGTSFIKSLLIELTNNNPALAQPVSEDNFQEVTAPLWAYLDKFHKVAWRGGKQFPAGTSESIQLLDDGQIDLAITFNPNSVYSAQASGRLAETTKAYALESGALSNIHFLAIPWNANATAGAQVTINFLLSPEAQSRKGDLNVWGDPSVLSSKYLTGSAKNTQQFKSVDEPHPSWQNALEKEWLKRYGN; this is encoded by the coding sequence ATGAACAAGATAGTAAGTACGTTAGGAATCATGGCAACCGTTGCATACAGCGCAACCATTTATGCTGATGAAGCAACATCCACCGACAGCTGGAACCAAATAGAACAGCAGGCAGAAGGAGAAACTGTCTACTTTCACGCTTGGGGCGGAAGCCAAGAGATCAATCGTTACCTACAGTGGGCAGGCAAGAAATTACAAAGTGACTACGGTGTCACGTTAAAGCATGTGAAAGTGACCGATATTGCGGAAAGCACCACTCGACTGCTTGCTGAAAAAGCAGCAGGAAAGAACAGTGAAGGCAGCGTCGATATCGTCTGGATTAATGGCGAGAACTTCCGCTCGATGAAAGACAACGCGCTATTGTTTGGGCCATTTACGGAATCACTTCCAAATTGGCAGTATGTCGATAAGTCTTTGCCAATCGATGTTGATTTCTCGGAGCCGACAGAAGGCTTAGAAGCACCGTGGGGCGTGGGACAACTTGTGTTCATTCACGATCAAGAGACGCTGCACAATCCACCACAATCATTCTCAGAGATGTTGAGCTACGCTCAGGCTTTCCCGAACCGCTTAAGCTACCCTCGCCCACCAGAATTTCATGGCACGAGCTTCATTAAATCACTACTGATTGAACTAACAAACAATAACCCTGCGCTGGCTCAGCCGGTTTCAGAAGACAACTTCCAAGAAGTGACGGCACCACTTTGGGCTTACTTAGATAAATTCCATAAAGTGGCGTGGCGCGGTGGCAAACAATTCCCAGCAGGCACATCGGAAAGCATCCAACTTCTGGATGACGGACAGATCGATCTCGCGATTACGTTTAATCCAAACTCTGTTTATTCAGCACAAGCAAGTGGTCGCCTAGCCGAAACCACTAAGGCTTATGCTCTAGAAAGCGGTGCTCTATCTAACATTCACTTCCTTGCGATTCCTTGGAACGCCAATGCAACCGCGGGTGCTCAAGTGACCATTAACTTCTTACTGAGCCCTGAAGCACAGTCTCGCAAGGGTGACCTCAATGTTTGGGGCGATCCTTCGGTTCTGAGCAGCAAGTACCTCACTGGCAGCGCTAAAAACACCCAACAATTTAAATCGGTTGATGAACCACACCCTAGCTGGCAAAACGCGCTCGAGAAAGAGTGGCTTAAGCGATACGGTAACTAG
- a CDS encoding ATP-binding cassette domain-containing protein, giving the protein MSLYLNDLAIRKTDGDSLFSALNVTLESGQILALMGPSGCGKSTLLDAIAGHLSEEFSYSGTVVLNDIQLDELPSHQREVGILFQDDLLFPHLKVWENLAFSLPNSVKGSARQQQAMAALKDIELTHLAESFPDQISGGQRARISLTRMLLAKPKLALLDEPFSKLDQELRAQFRDWVFEQLTKANIPTLMVTHDEADVPQGAEVLSWPWRSNHAG; this is encoded by the coding sequence ATGAGTCTGTACCTCAACGACCTCGCCATCCGTAAAACCGATGGGGATTCGCTGTTCTCAGCGCTAAACGTAACATTAGAATCTGGCCAAATACTGGCTTTGATGGGGCCGAGTGGCTGCGGAAAGTCGACCTTACTGGATGCGATTGCTGGTCACTTAAGTGAAGAGTTTTCGTATTCTGGCACCGTTGTGTTGAACGATATTCAGCTCGACGAGCTTCCATCACATCAGCGTGAAGTCGGTATTTTGTTTCAAGATGACTTGTTGTTTCCGCACCTCAAAGTATGGGAAAACTTGGCCTTTTCGTTACCGAACTCTGTTAAAGGTTCCGCTCGCCAACAGCAAGCAATGGCTGCACTAAAAGACATAGAGCTAACTCACTTAGCTGAATCTTTCCCGGATCAAATATCTGGCGGTCAACGCGCAAGAATAAGCTTAACTCGTATGTTGTTAGCCAAGCCTAAACTCGCCCTGCTTGACGAACCGTTCAGCAAACTGGACCAAGAGTTAAGAGCACAATTTCGCGATTGGGTCTTCGAACAGCTGACCAAAGCGAATATTCCCACATTAATGGTCACGCACGACGAAGCCGATGTACCTCAAGGGGCAGAAGTACTGTCTTGGCCATGGAGAAGTAACCATGCTGGATAA
- a CDS encoding TIGR01621 family pseudouridine synthase has translation MFDILLNHSDFLLINKHPGVSVHKDDGDTMLLQEVAKAINEPKLYLVHRLDKMTSGILLLAKNASAASELSQLFAKREVEKYYLAIGSKKPKKKQGLISGDMERSRRSSWKLLTSKENPAITQFLSATAEPGERLLLCKPYTGRTHQIRVAMKSIGSAIVGDPIYNPSSEADRGYLHAFAIRFTYQSQAYEYVCDPRSLDSLGEKWHQETVSNGLDSWLEPWSLTWPKLNTK, from the coding sequence ATGTTCGATATTCTTCTGAACCACTCTGATTTTTTACTTATCAATAAGCATCCTGGAGTCAGCGTCCACAAAGACGATGGCGATACCATGTTGCTTCAAGAAGTTGCTAAGGCAATTAATGAGCCTAAGCTGTATCTCGTTCATCGACTTGATAAAATGACCTCGGGCATTCTGCTGCTGGCAAAAAATGCGTCGGCAGCGAGCGAGCTTTCACAGCTATTTGCAAAGCGTGAAGTAGAGAAATACTACCTTGCGATCGGTTCTAAGAAGCCAAAGAAAAAGCAAGGTTTGATCTCAGGAGACATGGAGCGTTCACGACGCTCAAGTTGGAAACTTCTGACATCCAAAGAGAACCCTGCGATTACTCAGTTTTTATCAGCAACGGCTGAACCCGGTGAGCGTTTGCTGTTATGCAAACCCTATACGGGGCGAACTCACCAGATCCGTGTCGCGATGAAGTCGATCGGCTCAGCCATTGTTGGTGACCCTATTTATAATCCATCGAGTGAGGCTGACAGAGGTTATCTGCATGCCTTCGCGATTCGATTTACCTATCAATCACAAGCCTACGAATATGTCTGTGACCCAAGGAGCTTAGACTCTTTGGGAGAGAAGTGGCATCAAGAAACCGTGTCGAACGGTTTGGACAGTTGGCTTGAACCTTGGTCATTAACTTGGCCAAAGCTAAACACTAAGTGA
- a CDS encoding class I SAM-dependent methyltransferase has protein sequence MEASALPLFFSHIEQQLNEVPNELRRIFHGRGKFWPGLEQLTCDWVDGQLLVNVFKEVDDEFLSSLKAGLVELTNKDIWQSKQGTSIVLQHRYADGAPSEVLWGELNDSPVVVEHGLKYQLDIGRNQNFGLFLDMRNGRQWVQDNAKDKNVLNLFAYTCGFSVAAIAGGARQCMNVDMSRGSLNKGRDNHRLNDHDMRSVNFLGYDIFKSWGKIKKGGPYELVIIDPPSFQKGSFALTKDYKKILRRLPELLTEGGEVIACVNSPAVSPNFLIETMSEEAPSVEFIERLDNPPEFVDVDLDSSLKVLRFKINASADA, from the coding sequence ATGGAAGCATCAGCTTTACCTCTGTTTTTTAGTCATATTGAACAGCAACTTAATGAAGTACCAAACGAGCTACGCCGTATTTTCCACGGGCGCGGTAAGTTTTGGCCTGGTCTAGAGCAACTGACATGTGACTGGGTTGATGGACAACTACTGGTTAACGTGTTTAAAGAAGTAGACGATGAATTCTTGTCATCTCTAAAAGCTGGATTGGTTGAACTCACCAACAAAGATATCTGGCAATCAAAGCAGGGCACAAGCATTGTTCTACAACACCGTTATGCCGATGGCGCGCCTTCAGAGGTTCTATGGGGCGAGTTGAATGACTCTCCGGTTGTGGTTGAGCACGGTCTTAAGTACCAATTAGACATTGGCCGCAATCAGAACTTCGGTTTGTTCCTAGACATGCGTAATGGTCGTCAGTGGGTACAAGATAATGCTAAGGATAAGAACGTTCTTAACCTGTTCGCATACACTTGTGGTTTCTCTGTCGCGGCTATCGCTGGTGGCGCTCGTCAATGCATGAACGTGGACATGTCACGTGGCTCGCTAAACAAAGGCCGCGATAACCACCGTCTGAATGATCACGATATGCGCTCGGTTAACTTCCTTGGCTACGATATCTTTAAGTCGTGGGGAAAAATCAAGAAGGGCGGCCCTTACGAGCTAGTGATCATCGATCCACCTTCGTTCCAAAAAGGCAGCTTTGCTCTAACCAAAGATTACAAAAAGATCTTACGTCGTTTGCCTGAACTTCTAACTGAAGGCGGTGAAGTGATTGCTTGTGTGAATTCACCAGCAGTATCGCCAAACTTCCTGATTGAGACGATGTCAGAAGAAGCACCAAGCGTTGAATTCATTGAGCGTCTAGACAACCCGCCTGAGTTTGTCGATGTCGACCTTGATTCAAGCTTGAAGGTTCTGAGATTTAAAATTAACGCTTCTGCAGATGCCTAA
- the cls gene encoding cardiolipin synthase, whose protein sequence is MEKLYHFLTLASVALYWVLVAGVTFRVVLKRRSVSVSLAWLMVIYIIPIVGVACYFLFGELNLGRKRAERAHRMFTPFGDWFRKLDDCQLHLPGKVGSPIHKIDELCNNRMGIPALSGNTLSLQASPNEILHAIIEDIENAQTSIKMVFYIWHPGGLTDSVASALIQAAKRGVDVKVLLDSAGSPRFFKSHWRSMMKDAGVQVVQALEVSPWRILIRRLDLRQHRKIIVIDETIAYTGSMNMVDPAHFKQSSGVGQWIDVMVRVTGPTVNVLSAIHGWDWEVETGERILPDLPECPVEEVMTHHPVQVVPSGPGMPEYLILQVLTIAINQANHSVRITTPYFVPSADLLETLKMTAQRGVNVELIIPHNNDSLMVKWASRAFYTELLEAGVKIYEFYGGLLHTKSVVIDEEFCLIGTVNIDMRSLWLNFEVTLAVDDVHFTQQLSELQQSYIESSHPVELEQWEQRNLRNRFFERLFYLFNPLL, encoded by the coding sequence GTGGAAAAGCTCTACCATTTTTTAACTTTAGCCTCTGTCGCTTTGTACTGGGTGCTTGTAGCCGGTGTGACTTTCCGTGTCGTACTAAAACGACGCTCTGTCAGCGTTTCTCTCGCGTGGTTGATGGTTATCTACATTATCCCAATTGTAGGTGTCGCTTGTTACTTCCTTTTTGGAGAGCTAAACCTAGGCAGAAAAAGGGCTGAGCGCGCTCACCGCATGTTTACTCCGTTTGGTGATTGGTTCCGAAAACTAGATGATTGCCAGCTCCACCTGCCAGGAAAGGTTGGCTCCCCTATCCACAAGATCGATGAACTTTGTAATAATCGAATGGGCATTCCTGCACTCAGCGGAAACACACTTTCACTGCAAGCGTCTCCCAATGAGATCTTACACGCAATTATTGAAGATATAGAAAACGCCCAAACCAGTATCAAGATGGTTTTCTATATTTGGCACCCTGGAGGCTTAACGGATTCGGTTGCTTCCGCACTCATTCAAGCTGCGAAACGTGGCGTGGATGTTAAAGTCTTGCTTGACTCTGCAGGTAGCCCACGCTTTTTCAAAAGCCACTGGCGTTCAATGATGAAAGACGCCGGTGTGCAAGTTGTACAAGCACTAGAGGTTAGCCCTTGGCGTATTTTGATACGCCGCCTAGATCTAAGGCAGCACCGTAAAATCATTGTGATTGATGAAACCATTGCTTATACCGGTTCAATGAACATGGTTGATCCTGCTCACTTCAAACAGAGTTCAGGTGTGGGTCAGTGGATTGACGTAATGGTTCGTGTAACTGGCCCTACCGTTAATGTGCTGTCGGCCATTCATGGTTGGGATTGGGAAGTGGAAACAGGTGAACGAATCCTTCCTGATTTACCAGAGTGTCCTGTTGAAGAGGTTATGACGCATCACCCTGTTCAGGTAGTACCATCAGGCCCGGGCATGCCGGAATATTTGATCCTACAAGTTCTGACCATTGCGATTAATCAAGCAAACCATTCAGTTCGTATCACAACCCCCTACTTTGTACCGAGTGCCGATTTATTAGAAACACTCAAAATGACAGCGCAACGCGGTGTAAACGTAGAACTGATCATCCCACATAACAACGATTCATTGATGGTTAAGTGGGCCTCACGCGCGTTTTATACTGAACTGCTTGAAGCTGGCGTGAAGATTTACGAGTTTTACGGTGGACTTCTTCACACTAAGTCAGTAGTGATTGATGAAGAGTTTTGTTTAATCGGAACGGTCAATATCGACATGCGCAGTTTATGGCTTAACTTCGAAGTGACGCTAGCCGTTGACGATGTGCACTTCACTCAGCAGCTATCTGAACTTCAGCAATCTTACATCGAGTCATCGCACCCAGTAGAACTCGAGCAGTGGGAGCAGAGAAACCTGCGTAACCGCTTCTTCGAAAGATTGTTCTATCTGTTCAATCCACTGCTGTAA
- a CDS encoding ABC transporter permease, with product MLRALYFVVIAVCITPTIPGVAGVVASSLSFIPPLGLKEPTLNGFSQVFQWERAWHSIGLSLGSAIASSYIACFLTFCILQASWGNKFWRKIELTLSPMLAIPHVAFAIGFAFLFSPTGLGARAVHHLLGESATSSELALLVKDPYAFGLIIMLALKEVPFLLLMSISILQQIDVERITKVSASLGYSRAQIWWKCIFPQWFTKLRFPMLAVLAYSVSVVDIALIIGPTNPPTFAVLVWQWFNDPDLNLLPRAAAGAIVLFGLASLIIALARLVEWAVLKYFRTWQYSGRTGANLPGKTVFTVLASLSLLIIPLMVIWSVAQRWRFPDLLPSRYSMRFWEFEWGGIMSTVGQSLWIGLIAASVALLLALVAHEYRIKYKWQVPGFIIAIPMLIPQLSVLFGMQVTTLYIGSSAYEFWVVWAHVFFAFPFVYLSLDGPWKSFNDGLIKASLSLGKSPFQSWYSIKLPILLPAIAFAWAVGISVSLAQYLPTLMLGAGRISTITTEAVALTSGFDRRVTAIYAIWQALLPLFFFSLAILVSRLQLRYRRLTFKGLLSNESVPQRPRHP from the coding sequence ATGCTACGCGCTCTATATTTTGTTGTTATAGCTGTATGCATTACCCCAACCATTCCTGGGGTAGCGGGAGTCGTGGCTTCGTCACTGAGTTTCATCCCGCCCCTTGGTTTAAAGGAGCCAACACTCAACGGTTTTAGCCAAGTCTTTCAATGGGAAAGGGCTTGGCACTCTATTGGCTTAAGCCTAGGTTCAGCAATTGCAAGCAGCTATATAGCCTGCTTCCTGACCTTTTGTATTCTTCAAGCCTCTTGGGGAAACAAGTTTTGGAGAAAGATTGAGTTAACGCTATCACCAATGCTTGCTATTCCACATGTGGCTTTCGCTATCGGCTTTGCTTTTCTGTTTAGCCCAACGGGGCTTGGCGCAAGAGCGGTACATCACTTGCTCGGCGAATCGGCTACCAGCTCTGAGTTAGCGTTATTGGTGAAAGACCCATACGCGTTCGGCTTAATTATTATGCTCGCACTCAAAGAAGTCCCTTTCTTGTTGCTGATGAGCATTTCGATACTTCAGCAAATTGATGTAGAGCGTATCACCAAGGTCAGTGCATCACTCGGTTACAGCCGCGCTCAGATCTGGTGGAAATGTATTTTCCCACAATGGTTTACTAAGCTTCGTTTCCCAATGCTGGCGGTACTCGCTTACAGTGTCTCGGTTGTCGATATTGCTCTGATCATTGGCCCAACCAACCCGCCGACCTTTGCCGTTTTGGTATGGCAATGGTTCAACGATCCTGATCTTAACCTACTTCCGCGAGCTGCTGCTGGTGCCATCGTTTTATTTGGTTTAGCTTCGTTGATCATCGCCTTGGCACGTTTAGTTGAATGGGCGGTTCTTAAGTACTTTCGAACTTGGCAGTATTCCGGAAGAACAGGGGCAAACCTCCCGGGGAAAACGGTATTCACAGTGCTTGCTAGTCTTTCACTGCTGATCATTCCATTGATGGTAATTTGGAGCGTTGCTCAGCGTTGGCGCTTCCCTGATTTACTGCCGAGCCGCTATAGCATGCGCTTCTGGGAGTTCGAGTGGGGTGGCATCATGAGCACCGTTGGTCAAAGCTTATGGATTGGTCTGATTGCGGCTTCAGTCGCTTTGTTGCTTGCGTTGGTTGCTCACGAATACAGAATCAAATACAAGTGGCAAGTTCCGGGCTTCATTATCGCTATCCCAATGTTAATACCTCAACTCTCGGTATTGTTTGGTATGCAAGTCACGACCCTCTACATCGGCAGTAGTGCCTATGAGTTCTGGGTGGTTTGGGCGCATGTTTTCTTTGCTTTCCCGTTTGTGTATCTGTCTTTGGACGGCCCGTGGAAAAGCTTCAATGATGGGTTGATTAAAGCCTCGCTGAGCCTAGGTAAATCGCCATTTCAGAGTTGGTATTCAATCAAACTGCCAATCTTGCTTCCTGCTATCGCCTTTGCTTGGGCGGTCGGGATCAGCGTGAGTTTGGCTCAGTACTTGCCAACATTGATGCTCGGCGCAGGCCGCATTAGCACGATCACCACAGAAGCCGTTGCCCTAACCAGTGGTTTCGACCGCAGGGTAACAGCAATCTATGCCATTTGGCAGGCCCTATTGCCTCTGTTCTTTTTCTCTTTAGCGATATTAGTCAGCCGACTTCAACTTAGATATCGCCGTCTTACTTTTAAAGGTCTCCTAAGTAATGAGTCTGTACCTCAACGACCTCGCCATCCGTAA
- a CDS encoding META domain-containing protein: MKFSSKKLLAVAALPMMLAACTTTGDNAMQVTPTDLQHHNWELAQIDGKDIVKSEDQAAPRLEIGEKMTANGMAGCNNFFGQGELKDGQFRIKQMGMTMKMCHGSAMEIEQSVSATLSEWSDVTLTNDTLVLKNDVHTLTYTIRDWVN; the protein is encoded by the coding sequence ATGAAGTTTAGTTCAAAAAAATTACTAGCAGTAGCCGCTTTACCTATGATGCTAGCAGCATGCACAACAACAGGTGACAACGCGATGCAAGTAACGCCAACCGATCTACAGCACCATAATTGGGAACTTGCGCAAATTGATGGCAAGGACATTGTGAAAAGCGAAGACCAAGCAGCTCCTCGTCTAGAGATCGGCGAAAAGATGACTGCAAACGGCATGGCTGGTTGTAACAACTTCTTCGGTCAAGGCGAGCTGAAAGACGGTCAATTCCGTATCAAGCAAATGGGCATGACAATGAAAATGTGTCACGGCTCTGCGATGGAAATCGAACAATCGGTTTCTGCTACTCTAAGCGAGTGGAGCGACGTAACTCTAACAAACGATACGCTAGTACTGAAAAACGATGTACACACGCTAACGTACACAATTCGTGACTGGGTAAACTAA
- a CDS encoding methyl-accepting chemotaxis protein: MKLSVRKKLYAGFGSILAVLVTLVSIVWIEVIGAHKSADEIRMDDVPGTVTYLVLIDEAGDVYRDALGAIIQADNALNDYRTNKKEFAQAIEQAKRLESRGSEDHRRIQRIEDLMGRFTQEFESKLVPKINDEAALLANIQQLRSLYESNLIPIENLLDQASASERADTEQSLLTLTDTFTTIERTIMVLSAIAIVFGCVIAYLLSSSITNRLTRVEQVARRVANGDLTAGDIVDDSGDELADLATSINQMQKSLVDLLGSISSVTNQVQSVTGELSSISKDIVSGASAQADKANLIATAAEELSLTISEVAQQGTSTYEEARRSETSAEDGRNVIVEMVASIQQVSTQMSDMSLQMNTLGSHGEQIGSVIKVIEDIAEQTNLLALNAAIEAARAGEFGRGFAVVADEVRALAERTTKATQEVSGIIQSIQSGTQEAVTYTQDNCRLVEIGVEQSSGAVSALEAIVSGAGNVQSMVNSIATAAEEQTAVTKEIAADITAISDISEQSLQLATRSSENTSGLNAKVAELEALVGKFKLA, encoded by the coding sequence GTGAAATTATCGGTGAGAAAGAAACTGTATGCCGGTTTTGGCTCTATATTGGCGGTGCTTGTCACGTTAGTCAGTATTGTGTGGATAGAAGTTATTGGCGCCCATAAAAGTGCTGATGAGATCAGAATGGACGATGTACCGGGCACTGTTACCTATCTTGTTCTGATAGATGAAGCAGGGGATGTCTACCGAGATGCGTTGGGTGCGATCATTCAGGCTGATAACGCGCTGAACGATTATCGAACCAATAAGAAGGAATTTGCTCAAGCTATCGAGCAGGCGAAGCGTTTGGAGAGTAGAGGTTCGGAAGACCACCGCCGTATTCAGCGAATTGAAGACCTGATGGGGCGTTTCACTCAAGAGTTTGAATCAAAGCTAGTGCCGAAGATCAATGATGAAGCTGCGCTACTAGCCAACATTCAACAGCTACGATCTTTGTATGAGAGCAATCTCATCCCTATTGAAAACTTACTGGATCAAGCGTCAGCAAGTGAGCGTGCAGATACAGAACAGTCACTACTGACACTAACCGATACGTTTACCACCATCGAACGTACCATCATGGTGTTGTCTGCTATTGCGATTGTCTTTGGTTGTGTGATTGCGTATCTACTATCTAGCTCTATTACCAATCGTCTGACTCGTGTTGAACAAGTTGCGCGACGCGTGGCAAATGGGGACCTTACCGCTGGAGATATTGTTGATGATTCTGGCGATGAACTGGCCGATCTTGCTACGTCGATTAACCAGATGCAGAAATCTTTGGTCGACCTATTGGGTTCAATCTCTTCTGTGACGAACCAAGTTCAATCGGTGACCGGTGAGCTATCATCAATCAGTAAAGACATCGTTTCTGGTGCCTCTGCGCAAGCTGATAAAGCTAACCTGATTGCGACTGCCGCAGAAGAGCTAAGCTTGACCATTTCTGAAGTCGCTCAGCAAGGTACTTCTACTTATGAAGAGGCGCGTCGCTCAGAAACGTCAGCAGAAGATGGTCGCAACGTGATTGTTGAGATGGTGGCGAGTATTCAACAAGTGTCGACTCAAATGAGTGACATGTCGCTACAGATGAACACGCTGGGTTCGCATGGTGAGCAGATTGGTAGCGTTATTAAGGTAATCGAAGACATTGCTGAGCAAACCAACCTGTTAGCTCTTAACGCTGCCATTGAAGCGGCACGTGCTGGCGAGTTTGGACGTGGCTTTGCGGTGGTTGCCGATGAAGTACGCGCGTTAGCAGAAAGAACAACCAAAGCGACACAAGAAGTCTCGGGCATCATTCAATCGATTCAATCGGGCACTCAAGAAGCGGTAACTTACACTCAAGACAACTGTCGTTTAGTTGAGATTGGTGTCGAGCAAAGCTCAGGTGCTGTTTCTGCGCTAGAGGCGATTGTGAGCGGTGCGGGCAATGTACAAAGCATGGTTAACTCGATTGCGACTGCGGCAGAAGAACAGACAGCGGTGACCAAAGAAATTGCAGCGGACATTACCGCGATTAGCGATATCTCTGAGCAATCTCTGCAGCTAGCAACTCGTAGCTCTGAAAATACATCAGGCTTGAACGCTAAGGTTGCTGAGCTAGAAGCATTAGTCGGTAAGTTTAAACTGGCGTAA
- a CDS encoding sodium-dependent transporter has product MATSNTTTTPRDTWGSKLGFVMAAAGSAVGLGNIWKFPYTAGESGGGAFVAIYLFFVIFIGFSVMLTEFAIGRHTQKSAVGAFKTTDRRWTFAGVIGVVSGLLIMGFYPVVGGWSIAYIGKIAGGLLDAPEAIGDSFGGFISNPVQPLMWMGLYLLLNIVIVMKGISGGIEKAGKILMPLLFIILIVVSIKGIMLPGAMAGLEFLFSPDFSKVDSGVILAALGQAFFSLSLGMGCMLTYGSYLKKKENLVQTTAMVTAMDTGVAILAGVAMFPAMFAFGMEPAAGPGLVFVVVPQLFAEMGGVVGLLFALMFFVGLSVAALTSSVSLLEVVVSYLIDEKGMKRVTAVLSASVVMAILCIFASLSLGGFGPTLFGTGAFDIFDLLTDKIFLAVGGMLVCIFAGWRLNRADLEKEITNDGEVSFPLFGLWYTLVKYIIPVAIAIVAFMGISSGFDSGKGAIMLLGIGIIAGSAVISKKL; this is encoded by the coding sequence GTGGCTACTAGTAATACAACCACAACACCCCGCGATACCTGGGGTTCGAAGTTAGGATTCGTAATGGCTGCAGCAGGTTCTGCTGTTGGTCTAGGTAACATTTGGAAATTCCCTTACACAGCAGGCGAAAGTGGCGGCGGTGCATTCGTTGCAATTTACCTGTTTTTTGTAATCTTCATCGGTTTCAGTGTAATGCTGACTGAATTTGCGATTGGCCGTCATACGCAAAAATCAGCAGTAGGTGCATTCAAAACAACTGACCGTCGTTGGACGTTCGCTGGTGTTATCGGCGTAGTCAGTGGTCTACTTATCATGGGTTTCTACCCTGTAGTTGGTGGCTGGTCTATCGCATACATCGGTAAGATTGCTGGTGGTCTACTAGATGCACCTGAAGCAATCGGTGACAGCTTCGGTGGCTTTATCTCAAACCCAGTTCAACCACTTATGTGGATGGGCTTATACCTACTACTTAACATTGTTATTGTTATGAAGGGTATCTCTGGTGGTATTGAGAAAGCGGGTAAGATCCTGATGCCACTTCTTTTCATTATCCTTATCGTGGTATCAATCAAAGGCATCATGCTTCCGGGCGCGATGGCTGGTCTTGAATTCCTATTCAGCCCTGATTTCTCTAAAGTAGACAGCGGTGTAATCCTAGCTGCACTAGGTCAAGCATTCTTCTCACTATCTCTTGGTATGGGTTGTATGTTGACTTACGGTTCTTACCTTAAGAAGAAAGAGAACCTAGTTCAAACTACGGCTATGGTTACGGCAATGGATACAGGTGTTGCTATCCTAGCTGGTGTTGCAATGTTCCCTGCAATGTTCGCATTCGGTATGGAGCCTGCAGCTGGTCCTGGTCTAGTATTCGTTGTTGTTCCTCAGCTATTCGCTGAAATGGGCGGCGTAGTTGGTCTTCTGTTCGCTCTAATGTTCTTCGTTGGTCTGAGTGTTGCGGCACTGACTTCTTCAGTATCTCTACTTGAAGTTGTGGTTTCTTACCTAATCGATGAGAAAGGCATGAAGCGTGTGACTGCAGTACTGTCTGCAAGTGTAGTAATGGCGATTCTATGTATCTTCGCTTCTCTATCACTTGGTGGCTTCGGTCCTACACTGTTCGGTACTGGCGCATTCGACATCTTCGACCTACTAACTGATAAGATCTTCCTAGCCGTTGGCGGTATGTTGGTATGTATCTTCGCTGGTTGGAGACTAAACCGTGCTGACCTTGAGAAAGAAATCACTAACGACGGTGAAGTATCTTTCCCTCTATTCGGCCTATGGTACACACTAGTTAAGTACATCATCCCAGTAGCTATCGCTATCGTAGCGTTCATGGGTATCTCTTCTGGCTTCGACAGCGGTAAAGGTGCAATCATGCTACTAGGTATTGGTATTATTGCTGGCTCTGCGGTCATCTCTAAGAAGCTATAG
- a CDS encoding CDP-alcohol phosphatidyltransferase family protein: MLDKYSIKVIKWPLNQSAKLLNQLGITANQTTLFGFLVGCLAFPALAFQQYEWALGFIVFNRVCDGLDGALARIQGISDAGGFLDISLDFLFYSLIPFGFVIANPEHNAIAGAFLIFSFIGTGSSFLAFAVMAGKRGIENPVYKHKSLYYMSGLTEGTETIACFIAFCIWPQHFAVIAYTFGAACWLTTFMRIYFGFQTLKNQTT, from the coding sequence ATGCTGGATAAGTACTCCATCAAAGTCATTAAGTGGCCATTAAATCAATCGGCTAAGTTACTGAACCAATTGGGTATCACGGCCAATCAAACCACGTTATTCGGATTTCTGGTTGGGTGTTTAGCATTTCCAGCGCTAGCATTTCAGCAATACGAGTGGGCGTTAGGCTTCATTGTATTCAACAGAGTGTGTGATGGGCTTGATGGAGCCTTGGCTCGAATCCAAGGCATTAGTGATGCGGGTGGTTTCCTCGACATCAGCCTAGATTTCCTATTCTACTCGTTGATCCCTTTTGGATTTGTCATTGCCAACCCAGAACATAACGCCATTGCCGGTGCATTTTTGATCTTCTCTTTTATCGGCACAGGCAGCAGCTTTTTAGCGTTTGCTGTTATGGCAGGCAAGCGAGGCATCGAAAACCCAGTCTATAAGCATAAGTCTCTGTACTACATGTCAGGGCTAACCGAAGGCACTGAAACCATCGCTTGTTTCATCGCGTTCTGTATTTGGCCTCAACACTTTGCGGTTATCGCTTACACCTTTGGTGCAGCTTGTTGGCTAACCACGTTCATGCGTATTTATTTTGGGTTCCAGACGCTCAAGAATCAAACCACCTAG